A region of Arabidopsis thaliana chromosome 5, partial sequence DNA encodes the following proteins:
- a CDS encoding PLAC8 family protein (PLAC8 family protein; CONTAINS InterPro DOMAIN/s: Protein of unknown function Cys-rich (InterPro:IPR006461); BEST Arabidopsis thaliana protein match is: PLANT CADMIUM RESISTANCE 2 (TAIR:AT1G14870.1); Has 35333 Blast hits to 34131 proteins in 2444 species: Archae - 798; Bacteria - 22429; Metazoa - 974; Fungi - 991; Plants - 531; Viruses - 0; Other Eukaryotes - 9610 (source: NCBI BLink).), producing MASQHLQANPHAEGEWSTGFCDCFSDCQNCCITWLCPCITFGQVADIVDRGNTSCGTAGALYVLLAAITGCGCLYSCIYRGKIRAQYNIRGDGCTDCLKHFCCELCALTQEYRELKHRGFDMSLGWAGNVEKQQNQGGVAMGAPAFQGGMSR from the exons atggCATCTCAACACCTTCAAGCCAACCCTCATGCTGAAGGAGAATGGTCCACAGGCTTCTGTGATTGCTTCTCTGATTGCCAAAACT GTTGTATCACATGGTTGTGTCCATGTATTACATTTGGCCAAGTTGCTGATATTGTAGACCGAGGAAACACCT CGTGTGGTACTGCTGGAGCACTATATGTGTTGCTAGCCGCAATAACTGGTTGTGGATGTCTCTACTCGTGTATCTATCGTGGAAAGATCAGAGCTCAATACAATATTAGAGGTGATGGTTGTACTGATTGCCTTAAACATTTCTGCTGTGAGCTTTGTGCTTTGACACAAGAATACCGTGAACTCAAGCACCGCGGTTTCGATATGAGTCTTG GATGGGCGGGGAACGTGGAGAAGCAACAGAACCAAGGAGGTGTGGCGATGGGTGCTCCAGCCTTCCAAGGCGGCATGAGCCGCTAA
- a CDS encoding uncharacterized protein (unknown protein; BEST Arabidopsis thaliana protein match is: unknown protein (TAIR:AT5G27260.1); Has 1807 Blast hits to 1807 proteins in 277 species: Archae - 0; Bacteria - 0; Metazoa - 736; Fungi - 347; Plants - 385; Viruses - 0; Other Eukaryotes - 339 (source: NCBI BLink).), producing MKMFTTPDEMWDEYLKFEDLQLIFGCGLATGGSAIGMGETTDARRVGDNKIDDEVFELLSQELVASPQCDIPLFPCTNPKGRVEKLHPRKRFRTSSTSNIGKLKNDEEEDPMIVNHIRYEAVTLIHSLGMKNVLIDMSVEERFGLIKNLLYMIITFEFSFIFIYQLFLVWQDNVFYLVNESGFIQVLLK from the exons ATGAAAATGTTCACCACTCCGGATGAAATGTGGGATGAGTACTTAAAG TTTGAGGATCTTCAACTCATATTTGGATGTGGCTTAGCTACTGGTGGTTCCGCAATTGGAATGGGTGAAACCACTGATGCTCGAAGAGTGGGAGATAACAAAATTGATGATGAAGTTTTTGAACTATTATCACAAGAGCTAGTTGCATCACCACAATGTGATATACCACTCTTTCCATGCACAAATCCAAAAGGACGGGTAGAAAAACTTCATCCAAGGAAGAGGTTTAGAACCTCATCTACTAGCAATATAGGTAAGCTGAAAAATGACGAAGAGGAGGATCCTATGATCGTG AATCATATTCGCTACGAAGCAGTTACCTTGATTCATTCACTTGGAATGAAAAATGTCCTCATAGACATGTCAGTAGAAGAAcgttttggtttgattaagAATCTGCTCTACATGATTattacttttgagttttcttttatatttatttatcaattgTTTCTTGTGTGGCAAGACAATGTTTTCTATTTGGTTAATGAATCTGGTTTCATACAAGTTCTACTGAAATAG
- a CDS encoding TIR-NBS-LRR class disease resistance protein, with translation MLITERRRLISLLCRLVSKNGDSVNELYHCFSLPDREHNRYIFIYFTMTCTTEIDILKWTVRYCSSLAAHLLTPTRLFKYEIQQQSDLRNATENKTEKYISDDVGHCRHTYMQIR, from the exons AT GTTAATCACTGAGAGAAGAAGGCTTATTAGTTTACTGTGTCGGCTCGTAAGCAAAAACGGTGACTCCGTCAACGAACTTTATCATTGTTTTAGCTTACCTGATCGGGAGCACAATCGGtacatctttatttatttcacgATGACTTGCACGACAGAGATAGATATTTTGAAGTGGACAGTGAGGTATTGTTCGAGTTTAGCTGCACACCTTCTAACTCCTACGAGATTGTTCAAATATGAAATTCAACAACAGAGCGATTTGAGAAATGcaactgaaaacaaaactgaaaaatatatttctgaCGACGTCGGTCATTGTAGACATACATACATGCAAATCAGATAA
- the TT2 gene encoding Duplicated homeodomain-like superfamily protein, whose protein sequence is MKTRSLEITSPLTAKANGALSLTKLVLISLSTDPSLYLLRTIIVLAHIKGLKRCGKSCRLRWKNYLRPGIKRGNISSDEEELIIRLHNLLGNRWSLIAGRLPGRTDNEIKNHWNSNLRKRLPKTQTKQPKRIKHSTNNENNVCVIRTKAIRCSKTLLFSDLSLQKKSSTSPLPLKEQEMDQGGSSLMGDLEFDFDRIHSEFHFPDLMDFDGLDCGNVTSLVSSNEILGELVPAQGNLDLNRPFTSCHHRGDDEDWLRDFTC, encoded by the exons ATGAAGACAAGATCCTTAGAGATTACATCACCACTCACGGCGAAGGCAAATGGAGCACTCTCCCTAACCAAGCTGGTACTAATCTCTCTATCTACCGATCcgtctttatatcttctacgTACAATAATTGTCTTGGCACACATAAAAGGTCTCAAGAGGTGTGGCAAAAGCTGTAGACTTCGGTGGAAGAACTACCTAAGACCGGGGATAAAGCGCGGTAACATCTcatctgatgaagaagaactcaTAATCCGTCTCCATAATCTTCTTGGAAACAG ATGGTCGTTGATAGCTGGGAGGCTTCCAGGCCGAACAGACAATGAAATAAAGAATCATTGGAACTCAAACCTCCGCAAAAGACTTCCCAAAACTCAAACCAAGCAACCAAAACGTATAAAACATTCGACGAACAACGAGAATAATGTATGTGTTATACGTACAAAGGCGATTAGGTGCTCAAAGACTCTTCTCTTCTCGGATCTCTCTCTTCAGAAGAAGAGTAGTACTAGTCCACTACCTCTGAAAGAACAAGAGATGGATCAAGGTGGATCTTCGTTGATGGGAGATCTCGAATTCGATTTCGATAGGATCCATTCGGAGTTTCACTTCCCGGATTTGATGGATTTTGATGGTTTGGACTGTGGAAACGTTACATCTCTTGTTTCATCTAACGAGATTTTGGGAGAGTTGGTTCCTGCTCAAGGTAATCTCGATCTCAATAGACCTTTCACTTCTTGTCATCATCGTGGCGACGATGAAGATTGGCTCCGAGACTTCACTTGTTGA
- the TT2 gene encoding Duplicated homeodomain-like superfamily protein (TRANSPARENT TESTA 2 (TT2); CONTAINS InterPro DOMAIN/s: SANT, DNA-binding (InterPro:IPR001005), Homeodomain-like (InterPro:IPR009057), Myb, DNA-binding (InterPro:IPR014778), HTH transcriptional regulator, Myb-type, DNA-binding (InterPro:IPR017930), Homeodomain-related (InterPro:IPR012287), Myb transcription factor (InterPro:IPR015495); BEST Arabidopsis thaliana protein match is: myb domain protein 5 (TAIR:AT3G13540.1); Has 1807 Blast hits to 1807 proteins in 277 species: Archae - 0; Bacteria - 0; Metazoa - 736; Fungi - 347; Plants - 385; Viruses - 0; Other Eukaryotes - 339 (source: NCBI BLink).), giving the protein MGKRATTSVRREELNRGAWTDHEDKILRDYITTHGEGKWSTLPNQAGLKRCGKSCRLRWKNYLRPGIKRGNISSDEEELIIRLHNLLGNRWSLIAGRLPGRTDNEIKNHWNSNLRKRLPKTQTKQPKRIKHSTNNENNVCVIRTKAIRCSKTLLFSDLSLQKKSSTSPLPLKEQEMDQGGSSLMGDLEFDFDRIHSEFHFPDLMDFDGLDCGNVTSLVSSNEILGELVPAQGNLDLNRPFTSCHHRGDDEDWLRDFTC; this is encoded by the exons ATGGGAAAGAGAGCAACTACTAGTGTGAGGAGAGAAGAGTTAAACAGAGGAGCTTGGACTGATCATGAAGACAAGATCCTTAGAGATTACATCACCACTCACGGCGAAGGCAAATGGAGCACTCTCCCTAACCAAGCTG GTCTCAAGAGGTGTGGCAAAAGCTGTAGACTTCGGTGGAAGAACTACCTAAGACCGGGGATAAAGCGCGGTAACATCTcatctgatgaagaagaactcaTAATCCGTCTCCATAATCTTCTTGGAAACAG ATGGTCGTTGATAGCTGGGAGGCTTCCAGGCCGAACAGACAATGAAATAAAGAATCATTGGAACTCAAACCTCCGCAAAAGACTTCCCAAAACTCAAACCAAGCAACCAAAACGTATAAAACATTCGACGAACAACGAGAATAATGTATGTGTTATACGTACAAAGGCGATTAGGTGCTCAAAGACTCTTCTCTTCTCGGATCTCTCTCTTCAGAAGAAGAGTAGTACTAGTCCACTACCTCTGAAAGAACAAGAGATGGATCAAGGTGGATCTTCGTTGATGGGAGATCTCGAATTCGATTTCGATAGGATCCATTCGGAGTTTCACTTCCCGGATTTGATGGATTTTGATGGTTTGGACTGTGGAAACGTTACATCTCTTGTTTCATCTAACGAGATTTTGGGAGAGTTGGTTCCTGCTCAAGGTAATCTCGATCTCAATAGACCTTTCACTTCTTGTCATCATCGTGGCGACGATGAAGATTGGCTCCGAGACTTCACTTGTTGA
- a CDS encoding TIR-NBS-LRR class disease resistance protein (unknown protein; Has 1807 Blast hits to 1807 proteins in 277 species: Archae - 0; Bacteria - 0; Metazoa - 736; Fungi - 347; Plants - 385; Viruses - 0; Other Eukaryotes - 339 (source: NCBI BLink).): MTCTTEIDILKWTVRYCSSLAAHLLTPTRLFKYEIQQQSDLRNATENKTEKYISDDVGHCRHTYMQIR; this comes from the coding sequence ATGACTTGCACGACAGAGATAGATATTTTGAAGTGGACAGTGAGGTATTGTTCGAGTTTAGCTGCACACCTTCTAACTCCTACGAGATTGTTCAAATATGAAATTCAACAACAGAGCGATTTGAGAAATGcaactgaaaacaaaactgaaaaatatatttctgaCGACGTCGGTCATTGTAGACATACATACATGCAAATCAGATAA
- the MIS12 gene encoding minichromosome instability 12 (mis12)-like protein (MINICHROMOSOME INSTABILITY 12 (MIS12)-LIKE (MIS12); FUNCTIONS IN: molecular_function unknown; INVOLVED IN: mitosis, cell cycle; LOCATED IN: chromosome, centromeric region, nucleus; EXPRESSED IN: 13 plant structures; EXPRESSED DURING: 6 growth stages; CONTAINS InterPro DOMAIN/s: Centromere protein Mis12 (InterPro:IPR008685); Has 1807 Blast hits to 1807 proteins in 277 species: Archae - 0; Bacteria - 0; Metazoa - 736; Fungi - 347; Plants - 385; Viruses - 0; Other Eukaryotes - 339 (source: NCBI BLink).): MEGSKSEAVFDSMNLNPQIFINEAINSVEDYVDQAFDFYARDASKSLKIKGSDKQKSQALSNGIARVRGLLLSVIDNRLKLWESYSLRFCFAVPDGFVLPKSEESSSVHQDGLYDLELDAELDSLRDKLNVVGKRSVELDSELQALERSSVSRERSLRLVNEALELYDESSMDEIFKEMTKMASELRASVERLKTRRMKASESAKVKRLKNHGKEFSAMTFDGKLEDLEKFQAELRKM; the protein is encoded by the exons ATGGAAGGAAGCAAAAGCGAGGCAGTGTTCGATTCCATGAATCTAAATCCTCAGATTTTCATCAACGAAGCAATCAACTCCGTCGAAGATTATGTCGACCAAGCTTTTGACTTCTATGCCCG TGATGCATCCAAATCTCTCAAAATCAAAGGATCTGATAAACAAAAGTCACAAGCTTTATCAAAT GGTATTGCTCGTGTTCGTGGTTTGCTACTATCTGTAATCGACAATCGTTTGAAATTGTGGGAAAGCTATTCTCTTCGATTCTGTTTCGCAGTTCCTGATGGATTTGTGTTACCAAAGAGT GAGGAGTCTTCGTCTGTGCATCAGGATGGGTTATATGATCTAGAATTAGATGCAGAATTGGATTCTTTAAGGGATAAGCTTAATGTG GTGGGAAAGAGGTCTGTTGAGCTTGACTCTGAGCTCCAGGCTTTAGAAAGAAGCTCGGTTTCGAGGGAACGGTCTTTGAGACTCGTTAATGAAGCTTTGGAGCTTTATGATGAGTCTTCTATGGATGAAATATTCAAAG AGATGACGAAAATGGCATCGGAACTTCGTGCAAGCGTGGAGAGGctgaaaacaagaagaatgaAAGCAAGTGAAAGCGCTAAAGTAAAGAGGCTAAAGAACCATGGCAAAGAGTTTTCAGCAATGACTTTTG ATGGAAAGCTTGAAGACCTCGAAAAGTTTCAAGCCGAGTTAAGGAAGATGTGA
- a CDS encoding Ribosomal protein S3 family protein (Ribosomal protein S3 family protein; FUNCTIONS IN: structural constituent of ribosome; INVOLVED IN: response to salt stress, translation; LOCATED IN: cytosolic small ribosomal subunit, cytosolic ribosome, nucleolus, membrane; EXPRESSED IN: 23 plant structures; EXPRESSED DURING: 14 growth stages; CONTAINS InterPro DOMAIN/s: K Homology, prokaryotic type (InterPro:IPR009019), K Homology, type 2 (InterPro:IPR004044), K Homology (InterPro:IPR004087), Ribosomal protein S3, C-terminal (InterPro:IPR001351), Ribosomal protein S3, eukaryotic/archaeal (InterPro:IPR005703); BEST Arabidopsis thaliana protein match is: Ribosomal protein S3 family protein (TAIR:AT2G31610.1); Has 1807 Blast hits to 1807 proteins in 277 species: Archae - 0; Bacteria - 0; Metazoa - 736; Fungi - 347; Plants - 385; Viruses - 0; Other Eukaryotes - 339 (source: NCBI BLink).): MATQISKKRKFVADGVFYAELNEVLTRELAEDGYSGVEVRVTPMRTEIIIRATRTQNVLGEKGRRIRELTSLVQKRFKFPQDSVELYAEKVANRGLCAIAQAESLRYKLLGGLAVRRACYGVLRFVMESGAKGCEVIVSGKLRAARAKSMKFKDGYMVSSGQPTKEYIDAAVRHVLLRQGVLGLKVKIMLDWDPKGKQGPMTPLPDVVIIHTPKEDDVYIAPAQVVTQAAFVPEAPLTTTDYPAMPVA, from the exons ATGGCGACCCAGATcagcaagaagagaaag tTCGTAGCCGATGGTGTGTTTTACGCTGAACTCAATGAGGTTCTAACCAGAGAGCTTGCTGAGGATGGTTACTCTGGTGTTGAGGTTCGCGTCACTCCTATGCGTACTGAGATCATCATTAGAGCCACTCGTACTCAAAACGTTCTCG GTGAGAAGGGAAGGAGGATTAGGGAATTGACATCTCTTGTACAAAAGAGATTCAAATTTCCTCAGGACAGTGTTGAGCTTTATGCTGAGAAGGTTGCTAACAGAGGTCTTTGTGCTATTGCTCAGGCTGAGTCTCTTCGTTACAAGCTTCTTGGTGGTCTTGCTGTTCGTAG GGCGTGCTATGGTGTTTTAAGGTTTGTTATGGAGAGTGGAGCTAAAGGATGCGAA GTCATTGTGAGTGGAAAACTCCGTGCTGCACGTGCTAAGTCGATGAAGTTCAAGGATGGTTACATGGTTTCCTCAGGTCAGCCAACCAAGGAATACATTGATGCTGCAGTTAGGCATGTTCTTCTTAGACAG GGTGTGCTTGGTCTCAAGGTGAAGATCATGCTTGACTGGGACCCCAAGGGCAAACAAGGACCGATGACACCATTGCCTGATGTTGTGATCATCCATACACcgaaagaagatgatgtatACATTGCACCTGCTCAGGTTGTTACTCAAGCTGCTTTTGTACCGGAAGCTCCATTAACCACCACAGATTATCCAGCAATGCCAGTTGCTTAG